Proteins co-encoded in one Malus sylvestris chromosome 9, drMalSylv7.2, whole genome shotgun sequence genomic window:
- the LOC126581864 gene encoding mitochondrial pyruvate carrier 4-like isoform X1 — protein sequence MANSKLQAFWNHPAGPKTIHFWAPTFKWGLTIANILDSATPPEKLSYPQQSVLACSGLIWARYSTVIIPKNWNLVSVNFAMSVTAMYQLSRKIQHDLSIKNQEVAAEEE from the exons ATGGCAAATTCCAAGCTGCAAGCATTTTGGAACCACCCAGCTGGCCCCAAAACGA TCCATTTCTGGGCCCCAACATTTAAATGGGGTCTAACCATTGCAAATATTCTTGACTCAGCAACACCACCAGAGAAACTATCCTATCCTCAGCAGTCAG TCCTTGCATGCAGTGGACTAATATGGGCAAGATACAGCACCGTAATTATACCA AAGAACTGGAATCTTGTGAGTGTCAATTTCGCTATGTCTGTAACCGCTATGTATCAACTTTCGCGTAAAATTCA GCATGACTTGTCCATCAAAAACCAAGAAGTTGCTGCAGAAGAAGAATGA
- the LOC126581864 gene encoding mitochondrial pyruvate carrier 4-like isoform X2, translated as MANSKLQAFWNHPAGPKTIHFWAPTFKWGLTIANILDSATPPEKLSYPQQSVLACSGLIWARYSTVIIPKNWNLVSVNFAMSVTAMYQLSRKIQYVAPHIGKLLLAFQINRYSTINCSRICLILSRK; from the exons ATGGCAAATTCCAAGCTGCAAGCATTTTGGAACCACCCAGCTGGCCCCAAAACGA TCCATTTCTGGGCCCCAACATTTAAATGGGGTCTAACCATTGCAAATATTCTTGACTCAGCAACACCACCAGAGAAACTATCCTATCCTCAGCAGTCAG TCCTTGCATGCAGTGGACTAATATGGGCAAGATACAGCACCGTAATTATACCA AAGAACTGGAATCTTGTGAGTGTCAATTTCGCTATGTCTGTAACCGCTATGTATCAACTTTCGCGTAAAATTCAGTATGTTGCCCCTCATATTGGAaaactgttattagcattccaaatTAATCGTTATAGCACAATTAACTGCTCTCGTATCTGCCTTATTTTGAGTCGTAAGTAA
- the LOC126634667 gene encoding uncharacterized protein LOC126634667 has protein sequence MEDPQVEHNIWVIWRGKRFNVEISSGATVKDLGHELQKLTDVKADTMRLIVPQFSDKSSKMLSPFSDGHQDLSLQEASIVEGKSIRMMGVSENEVDEVLQNAKANLRIAGFDEEEKRLRQRMTGRPQSLKLPQGPYIFCEFRTLQLPGIELNPPALEALKRMHMLAADPGIISVMNKHRWRVGIMTEMAPVGYVGISPKCILGFNKNHGEEISLRLRTDDLKGFRKYESIKKTLLHELAHMVYSEHDANFYALDKQLNQEAESLDWTRSTSHTLSGVRYPEQYEEDFIVGDRSNSSQKLGGNISNRLPSARSASVVAAYHRMATVSHDSVSEAHEESHPDDSGSDMLKESKLQKNPAMEPDPDAQSDNQNKFEPSPDDSQGTNESSSQFTGSGTLFGKDFSESMICQPELAGTESREEPDPDNMDIMESRGQARNNVDEPDPDDLDAKADNLGYGSYGNIIRPKHDNSLVTETIKHEDNPRNAYYEPDPDDSHSNGVTQADPDPDANLVHPQDTSRMQIDEPDPDDQEFQRIQDPVTIFCKRLQENIKMLQAEVNPTQATTVLQTLFKIIRNVLEHPGEMKYRKLRKANPTIQRNVALYKAAMEFLLLIGFNESVVDEVGKQETYLVLKRDDPGLLWLAKSTLETFVS, from the exons ATGGAAGATCCACAAGTGGAGCACAATATTTGGGTCATATGGAGAGGTAAAAGGTTTAATGTGGAGATCAGTTCGGGTGCTACTGTAAAGGATCTCGGGCATGAACTGCAAAAGTTAACGGATGTTAAAGCAGATACGATGAGGCTAATTGTTCCGCAGTTCTCGGATAAAAGCTCAAAAATGTTGTCTCCCTTCTCTGATGGGCATCAGGACTTGAGTTTACAGGAAGCTTCCATCGTTGAG GGGAAGTCCATCAGAATGATGGGAGTGTCTGAAAACGAGGTTGATGAAGTTTTACAAAATGCAAAGGCAAACTTAAGGATAGCTGGATTTGATGAAGAGGAAAAGAGACTGAGGCAGCGGATGACAGGCAGGCCTCAGAGTCTGAAACTTCCGCAAGGACCTTATATCTTTTGTGAATTCCGGACACTTCAACTTCCAGGAATTGAG TTGAACCCTCCGGCTTTAGAGGCGTTGAAAAGAATGCACATGCTTGCTGCAGATCCTGGAATTATTTCTGTCATGAACAAG CATCGTTGGCGTGTGGGAATCATGACTGAAATGGCCCCTGTTGGTTATGTTGGCATAAGTCCCAAATGCATCCTCGGCTTCAATAAG AACCATGGAGAGGAGATATCTCTGCGTCTTCGAACAGATGACCTCAAGGGTTTCAGGAAATATGAAAGTATCAAGAAAACTCTTCTGCATGAACTT GCTCACATGGTATATTCTGAACATGATGCGAACTTTTATGCTTTGGATAAACAG TTGAACCAAGAAGCTGAGAGTTTAGATTGGACGAGATCAACAAGTCACACACTGAGTGGAGTGCGGTACCCGGAACAGTATGAAGAAGACTTCATTGTTGGAGACAGAAGTAATTCTTCTCAGAAGCTTGGAGGAAATATATCCAATCGGCTGCCAAGCGCTCGTTCAGCTTCAGTGGTTGCTGCTTATCACCGTATGGCAACTGTTTCTCATGATAGTGTCTCTGAAGCACATGAAGAATCACATCCTGATGATTCCGGGTCAGATATGCTAAAAGAATCCAAACTTCAGAAGAACCCTGCTATGGAGCCTGATCCTGATGCCCAGTCTGACAATCAGAACAAGTTTGAGCCCAGTCCTGATGATTCTCAGGGAACTAATGAATCATCCTCACAATTTACGGGAAGCGGGACCTTATTTGGAAAAGATTTCAGTGAGTCTATGATCTGTCAACCTGAGTTAGCGGGGACTGAGTCTCGTGAAGAACCAGATCCTGATAATATGGATATTATGGAAAGCAGGGgtcaagcaaggaataatgtgGACGAACCTGATCCTGATGACTTGGATGCAAAAGCAGATAATTTAGGATATGGTTCATATGGAAATATTATAAGACCTAAACATGACAATTCTTTGGTTACTGAAACCATCAAACATGAAGACAATCCAAGGAATGCTTATTATGAACCTGATCCTGATGATTCTCATTCAAATGGTGTCACTCAGGCAGATCCTGATCCTGATGCTAATTTGGTGCATCCACAGGATACATCCAGAATGCAGATTGATGAACCCGATCCAGATGATCAAGAATTTCAGAGAATTCAAGACCCTGTTACAATTTTTTGTAAACGCTTGCAGGAGAACATTAAGATGCTGCAAGCTGAGGTTAATCCCACACAGGCTACCACAGTCCTCCAAACTCTCTTTAAGATAATAAG GAATGTGCTTGAACACCCAGGTGAGATGAAATACAGGAAACTTCGCAAG GCAAACCCCACAATCCAGAGGAATGTGGCACTCTACAAAG CTGCCATGGAATTCCTTCTCCTGATTGGCTTCAACGAAAGCGTCGTGGATGAAGTTGGAAAGCAAGAGACTTATCTTGTGCTGAAGCGAGATGATCCGGGCTTATTATGGCTTGCCAAGTCCACCCTTGAGACATTTGTTTCCTAA
- the LOC126581855 gene encoding protein-tyrosine-phosphatase IBR5-like, which yields MRKRERENPCGVCGHYHKYEEGEVCGVCGHRMPAVAERTSIQVSAFPSEILPEFLYLGSYDNASRSELLKTQGISRVLNTVPACQNLYKNSFTYHYLQDDKILQFEDANQFLEQCERDKARVLVHCMSGKNRSPAIVIAYLMKSRGWRLAPSYQWVKERRPAVELSEANYHQLQEYEEKIFGSTDSSNPTLPAFPPAAAPSFSFGFPRANDPVPLPAFNNVGATSIFARPPIDIPPQDFTFGASQPQNVISGSAFRANLQNSNPSDIPMDSS from the exons atgaggaagagggagagggagaaccCATGTGGGGTTTGTGGGCACTATCACAAATACGAAGAGGGCGAGGTCTGTGGGGTCTGCGGCCATCGAATGCCGGCGGTAGCTGAGAGAACTTCGATCCAAGTTAGTGCTTTTCCGTCTGAGATCTTGCCGGAGTTTCTCTATTTGGGCAGCTACGATAACGCTTCTCGTTCTGAACTTCTCAAGACTCAGGGAATCTCTCGTGTTCTAAAT ACGGTTCCTGCTTGTCAAAATCTCTATAAGAATTCGTTCACTTATCACTATCTCCAAGATGACAAAATTTTGCAATTTGAGGATGCAAATCAATTTTTAG AGCAATGTGAAAGGGACAAAGCTCGCGTTTTAGTGCACTGCATGTCTGGGAAAAATAG GTCTCCGGCTATTGTAATAGCTTATTTGATGAAATCGAGGGGATGGAGACTTGCACCGAGTTACCAGTGGGTGAAAGAACGGAGACCTGCTGTTGAATTAAGTGAAG CAAATTACCATCAACTGCAGGAGTACGAGGAAAAGATCTTTGGATCAACCGACAGTAGCAACCCAACCTTGCCAGCCTTCCCACCGGCAGCTGCACCTTCGTTTAGCTTTGGCTTCCCAAGAGCCAACGATCCAGTTCCCCTACCTGCATTTAACAATGTTGGTGCTACCTCCATTTTTGCCCGGCCTCCCATAGACATTCCTCCTCAAGACTTTACATTCGGAGCCAGCCAGCCTCAAAATGTCATCTCAGGAAGCGCTTTCAGGGCAAACCTGCAGAATTCAAACCCCAGTGATATTCCAATGGATAGTTCTTGA
- the LOC126581843 gene encoding 3-oxoacyl-[acyl-carrier-protein] synthase, mitochondrial: MAIVGALKKTMASPPWRNLFSRRMSSFFFDPPPPLRSRRVVVTGLGMVTPLGCGVETTWKRLIEGECGIRALTHQDIKMNGFDSDTQSYTFDQLTSKVAAIVPCGTEPGEFNEELWLNSKDHRSMARFIGYAMCAAEEALKDANWMPTEPEERERTGVSVGGGTGSISDILDAAQMICEKRIRRLSPFFIPRILINMASGHISMKYGFQGPNHAAVTACATGAHSLGDATRMIQFGDSDVMVAGGTESSIDALSIAGFCKSRALTTKYNSSPQEASRPFDCGRDGFVIGEGSGVVVLEELEHAKNRGAKIYAEIRGYGMSGDAYHITQPHTDGRGAILAMTHALRQSGLHPKQVDYVNAHATSTPLGDAIEANAIKTIFSDHVTSGALALSSTKGAVGHLLGAAGAVEAIFSILAIHHGIAPPTLNLSQPDPVFKDAFMPLTTSKTMPIRAALSNSFGFGGTNASLLFTSAP, encoded by the exons ATGGCCATTGTTGGCGCTTTGAAGAAAACAATGGCGTCTCCCCCTTGGCGCAATCTCTTCAGTCGTCGCATGTCCTCGTTTTTCTTCGACCCCcctcctcctcttcgttctcGCAGAGTCGTCGTCactg GGTTGGGCATGGTGACGCCATTGGGCTGCGGAGTGGAGACGACGTGGAAGAGACTCATAGAAGGCGAGTGCGGCATAAGGGCACTGACCCATCAAGATATCAAGATGAACGGCTTTGATTCAGACACCCAATCGTACACCTTCGACCAGCTCACCTCCAAAGTTGCTGCAATCGTACCCTGTGGAACCGAACCAGGTGAATTCAACGAGGAACTGTGGCTCAATTCCAAG GATCATCGTTCAATGGCGAGATTTATTGGGTATGCAATGTGTGCTGCTGAAGAAGCACTTAAAGATGCTAATTGGATGCCTACTGAGCCCGAAGAGAGGGAAAGAACg GGTGTCTCAGTTGGTGGGGGAACTGGAAGTATCAGTGACATATTGGATGCTGCACAAATGATTTGTGAGAAG CGTATTCGACGTCTTAGTCCTTTCTTCATTCCTCGGATACTAATCAACATGGCATCTGGTCATATCAGCATGAAATATGGATTTCAG GGACCAAATCATGCTGCAGTAACAGCTTGTGCTACTGGAGCACATTCTCTGGGTGATGCCACAAGGATGATTCAGTTTGGAGATTCAGATGTTATGGTGGCTGGAGGCACAGAGTCTAGCATTGATGCTTTATCAATAGCAGGATTTTGCAA GTCAAGGGCCTTGACCACGAAATACAATTCCTCCCCACAAGAAGCATCACGACCTTTTGACTGTGGTCGGGATGGGTTTGT AATCGGTGAAGGTTCTGGTGTTGTGGTTTTGGAG GAGCTTGAGCATGCAAAGAATCGAGGAGCAAAAATATATGCAGAAATTCGTGGTTATGGCATGTCAG GTGATGCGTATCATATTACTCAACCACATACTGATGGAAGAGGTGCCATTCTGGCCATGACACATGCCCTTAGACAG TCAGGCCTTCATCCTAAACAAGTGGATTATGTAAATGCACATGCTACGTCGACACCTTTGG GTGATGCAATAGAAGCCAATGCTATCAAAACCATTTTCTCTGACCATGTGACATCAGGTGCTTTAGCATTGTCCTCCACCAAG GGAGCTGTTGGTCATCTCCTTGGTGCGGCTGGAGCTGTTGAAGCAATATTTTCTATTTTGGCCATACACCAT GGAATTGCACCACCAACGCTTAATCTGTCACAACCAGATCCAGTATTTAAGGATGCTTTCATGCCTCTGACAACTTCAAAGACCATGCCAATAAGAGCAGCTTTGTCAAACTCTTTTGGCTTCGGAGGAACAAATGCATCCCTGTTGTTTACATCTGCTCCTTGA
- the LOC126581851 gene encoding tRNase Z TRZ2, chloroplastic — translation MQISLTISPSKAPLIFPFHQPISQIPKPQRASLQTHANSVNSLKGSPLLPAFGRAIEDEEYRLARSQVLRKGMDLEGLNIEGLSIGGHETCIIIPEFKCAFDIGRCPSRAIHQNNLFITHAHLDHIGGLPMYVASRGLYNLKPPTVFVPPCIKEDVEKLIDIHRTMGHVELNLDLVALDVGETYELRNNLVVRPFRTQHAIPSQGYVIYSVRKKLKKQYIHLKGKQIEKLKKSGVEITDVILSPEVAFTGDTTSDYMLDPRNADALRAKILITEATFLDEGCSIEHARQHGHTHIDEIIENAQWIRNKSVLLTHFSSRYHLEDIRQAVSKLQSKLSAKVIPLTEGFKSIHA, via the exons ATGCAAATTTCTCTGACCATTTCACCCTCCAAAGCCCCTCTAATTTTCCCCTTCCACCAACCCATCTCCCAAATACCAAAGCCCCAGAGAGCTTCACTGCAAACCCATGCCAATTCCGTAAATTCCCTCAAAGGGTCGCCTTTACTTCCCGCATTCGGTCGGGCAATCGAGGACGAAGAGTACCGGCTGGCCCGGTCCCAGGTTCTCCGGAAAGGTATGGACTTGGAGGGCTTGAACATTGAGGGTCTCTCGATTGGCGGCCATGAGACCTGCATTATCATCCCGGAGTTCAAGTGCGCTTTCGACATCGGGAGGTGCCCCTCCAGAGCCATTCATCAGAACAATTTGTTCATCACTCATGCCCATCTTGATCATATT GGTGGGCTGCCGATGTATGTAGCCAGCCGTGGTTTGTACAACTTGAAACCTCCAACGGTATTTGTGCCTCCTTGTATTAAAGAGGATGTGGAGAAGCTAATAGACATTCACAGAACGATGGGTCATGTGGAATTGAATCTTGATTTGGTTGCATTGGATGTTG GTGAAACATATGAATTGCGGAATAACCTTGTTGTCCGGCCATTTAGGACTCAACATGCTATACCTAGCCAG ggtTATGTGATTTACTCGGTTAGAAAAAAGCTGAAGAAGCAGTACATTCATCTAAAAGGGAAgcagattgagaaattgaagaagtcTGGTGTTGAG ATTACAGACGTTATATTGTCACCAGAAGTGGCCTTCACAGGGGATACAACGTCAGATTATATGCTGGATCCACGCAATGCTGATGCCTTGAGGGCAAAGATTCTTATAACTGAG GCAACTTTTCTGGATGAAGGGTGCAGCATTGAGCATGCACGACAACATGGTCATACTCATATAGACGAG ATCATTGAGAATGCCCAATGGATAAGAAATAAGTCAGTTCTGTTAACCCATTTCTCCTCCCGCTACCATCTAGAG GACATTCGTCAAGCTGTATCAAAGTTGCAGTCCAAGCTGTCAGCAAAAGTGATCCCTCTTACAGAAGGTTTCAAATCTATCCACGCTTAG
- the LOC126581842 gene encoding putative BPI/LBP family protein At1g04970, producing the protein MASPTILFLLIAFFFLAPPPHLQVQAADQAFTSVVISQKGLDFLKDLLVTQAVSSIIPLQLPKISKSKRIPFLGNVNMVLSNITIYGIDVGPSHFVLGDDGIAIIASGVTCNLSMNWHYSYSTWIAPVVVSDEGRASIQVEGLEVGLSLGLGIEEGTLKLTLKDCGCYVKEISIKLDGGASWLYQGMIDAFEEQIGSAVETSMTKELKDGVLKLDSFMQALPKEVPLDDNTALNMTFVNDPVLSNSSIGFEINGLFGRRNASVSEYHNKHSLSEYHNKDSQPLVSCSDPSKMLGISLDEAVFNSVAGAYFNAEFMQWIVDKIPDQSFLNTAGWRFIIPQLYKKYPNHDMDLNISLYSPPVVRISEHNIDATIYSDLIIDVLEEDRVIPVACISLVIRGSGSVKISGNNLAGSVKLNDFSMSLKWSNIGNLRLYLVQPVMWTIIQTVFLPYVNSHLGKGFPLPIVHGFTLQNAELVCSSSRVMVCSDVIYEASHSHNLNWLLHSFV; encoded by the exons ATGGCGTCACCGACTATTCTCTTCCTCCTCATAGCTTTCTTCTTCCTCGCACCGCCGCCCCACCTGCAAGTTCAAGCCGCTGACCAAGCCTTCACGTCTGTCGTCATCTCCCAAAAGGGTCTCGATTTTCTCAAGGACTTGCTCGTAACTCAGGCCGTTTCCTCCATAATTCCACTCCAGCTCCCCAAGATTTCGAAATCCAAGAGAATCCCGTTTCTCGGAAACGTTAATATGGTGCTCTCCAACATCACAATCTACGGAATCGATGTGGGTCCGTCGCATTTCGTGCTGGGAGACGACGGAATCGCCATTATTGCTTCGGGGGTCACCTGCAATCTAAGCATGAATTGGCACTATTCCTACAGTACTTGGATTGCTCCCGTTGTTGTTTCGGATGAAGGTCGTGCCTCGATTCAG GTTGAAGGCTTGGAGGTTGGGCTCTCATTAGGCTTGGGGATCGAGGAGGGAACTTTGAAGCTTACCCTTAAGGATTGTGGTTGTTATGTTAAAGAGATATCCATAAAATTGGATGGAGGAGCCTCTTGGCTTTATCAAGG GATGATTGATGCATTTGAAGAGCAAATAGGATCTGCAGTGGAAACTTCTATGACCAAGGAACTCAAAGATGGCGTTTTAAAGCTCGATTCTTTTATGCAAGCTCTTCCAAAGGAGGTGCCGTTGGATGATAATACTGCTTTGAACATGACTTTTGTGAATGATCCTGTATTGAGCAATTCTTCCATAGGGTTTGAGATTAATGGTttatttggaagaagaaatgctTCAGTCTCTGAGTACCACAATAAGCATTCACTTTCTGAGTACCACAATAAGGATTCACAACCATTAGTTTCCTGCTCAGATCCATCTAAAATGCTCGGAATTTCACTGGATGAGGCAGTGTTCAACTCTGTAGCAGGTGCCTATTTTAAT GCAGAATTTATGCAATGGATTGTAGATAAAATACCAGATCAGTCTTTTTTGAACACTGCCGGATGGAGATTTATTATTCCCCAACTATACAAGAAATACCCCAACCATGATATGGACTTGAACATATCATTATATTCTCCTCCAGTCGTGAGGATTTCAGAGCATAATATTGATGCTACCATTTACTCGGACCTGATAATCGATGTATTGGAAGAAGACAGAGTAATACCGGTTGCATGCATCTCATTG GTCATTCGTGGATCCGGTTCAGTAAAAATCTCAGGCAATAACCTGGCTGGCAGCGTGAAATTGAACGACTTTTCAATGTCGTTGAAGTGGAGCAATATTGGAAATCTTCGGTTGTATCTAGTACAG CCAGTAATGTGGACAATTATTCAGACTGTTTTCTTGCCATATGTGAACTCGCATCTCGGAAAGGGATTCCCTTTACCAATCGTTCACGGCTTCACCCTTCAAAACGCTGAACTAGTCTGCTCGAGTTCAAGAGTCATGGTCTGCAGCGATGTAATATATGAGGCATCACATTCACACAATCTTAATTGGCTTCTGCACAGCTTTGTCTAA
- the LOC126581849 gene encoding protein IQ-DOMAIN 33-like, with amino-acid sequence MGINGGLVRSVFSRHRSFGTYESNVRSNVTERKRWSSVRWYLCGDEYNSVTAENDSASVKSSVATATTQFNSVLAVADEDSSSVRSSEATVTQPMPEDVVVAKAESSVSKTMSEEHAATIIQSAFRRFRTSCRNGGTKSKDGEQESPSRGSRGTSVEVQTGNSVEVYSIQGENSAAHHRAQQKARAQALKLKEDWDDSTVSSNISKMRMQNRMEATTRRQRALAYAFSQQLRICSKKRHTTSDGTEQNMGWSWLERWMATRPTEISSAESHISDQVEPIHSSNQRFVMGKRLFDGAGEEKESCGSNEVGVLYDNFPVTTLERDGFTPTKNRFKTTRSLWRQKSMPSYEWGKEYPKVSKKDCSREADKDEERNRKRTERSKCRNSSF; translated from the exons ATGGGCATCAATGGAGGTTTGGtcaggagtgttttctcgagaCACCGATCTTTCGGGACGTACGAGAGCAAC GTGAGGAGCAATGTGACAGAGAGGAAAAGATGGAGCTCTGTTAGATGGTACCTATGTGGGGATGAATATAATTCCGTCACGGCGGAGAATGATTCGGCATCAGTCAAGAGCTCCGTGGCTACTGCCACCACGCAGTTTAATTCAGTTTTAGCCGTTGCAGACGAGGATTCTAGTTCGGTTAGGAGCTCCGAGGCAACTGTCACGCAGCCGATGCCAGAAGATGTGGTAGTGGCAAAGGCTGAGTCTTCGGTCTCCAAAACAATGTCTGAAGAGCATGCAGCAACCATCATCCAGTCAGCATTTAGACGCTTTCGG ACTAGTTGTCGAAATGGGGGAACTAAATCAAAGGATGGTGAGCAGGAAAGTCCAAGTAGGGGATCTCGGGGCACGTCGGTTGAAGTTCAAACAGGAAATTCTGTGGAAGTTTACTCGATTCAAGGAGAAAATTCGGCTGCTCACCACCGGGCACAACAGAAAGCTCGAGCTCAGGCGCTAAAACTGAAG GAAGATTGGGATGACAGCACTGTGAGTAGTAACATATCAAAAATGAGAATGCAGAACAGAATGGAAGCAACAACAAGGCGTCAGAGAGCACTCGCTTACGCCTTTTCACAACAG CTAAGGATCTGCTCAAAGAAAAGGCACACCACATCTGATGGCACAGAACAGAACATGGGTTGGAGCTGGCTAGAACGGTGGATGGCAACCCGCCCTACTGAAATCTCCTCCGCGGAAAGTCATATAAGCGACCAGGTTGAACCAATTCACAGCAGCAACCAAAGATTTGTCATGGGAAAGAGACTGTTCGACGGGGCAGGTGAAGAAAAAGAGAGCTGCGGATCTAATGAAGTCGGTGTCCTATATGATAACTTTCCGGTAACAACATTAGAGAGAGATGGCTTCACTCCAACTAAAAACAGGTTCAAGACTACAAGAAGCCTATGGAGGCAAAAATCAATGCCAAGCTATGAGTGGGGGAAAGAGTATCCCAAG GTAAGCAAGAAGGATTGTTCAAGGGAAGCCGATAAAGATGAAGAGCGCAACAGAAAGCGAACAGAGAGAAGCAAGTGCAGAAACTCTTCGTTCTAA